Genomic window (Litorilinea aerophila):
GTGGGCATGGTCAGCAGCCGGGAAGGCACCTACGCCGTGGCCATCACGGGAGTGGAACCGACGGTGGAGGCCTCCTACAGCCTGCAGGCCGAACATATCGCCGAGGGCCGTTACCTGCTGCCCGATGACGGCGACGCGGTGGTCATCGGCCGAGCGCTGGCCGACCTGCTGCAGGTGGGCGTGGGCGACCGGATCACCCTGGTAGGAAAGAGCCTCTCCGGGACCATGCGCCAGCGCACCATGACCATCGTGGGCATCTACGACCTGGGCATGGCCGAGGCGGAAAAGCTCTCGGTCTTCATCACCCTGGAGGAGGCCCAGACCCTCTACAACCTGCGGGACCGGGTCACCGAAGTGACCATCGGCCTGCAGAAGGTCGGCCAGGAGCAGGAGGTGGTGGCCGCACTCCGGCGCGCCTTCCCCGAACTGGAGGTGGACTCCTGGGCCACCCTGCGCCCGGAGCTGCGCCAGACCATGGATATCAAGGCGGCGGTGAGTAGCTTCTTCGCCTTCACCGTCATCCTGATCGCCGCCATCGGCATCCTCAACCTCATGCTCATGGCCGTCTTCGAACGCACCCGGGAGATGGGCGTTCTGGCCGCCATCGGCATGAAGGGCCGCCAGATCATGACCCTCTTCCTGTGGGAGGGCACCCTGATCGGGGTGGTCGGCGCAGTAGTGGGCTGTGGGCTGGGCACCCTGGTGCTGGTGGCACTGAACCAGATGGGTGGCCTCGACTTTTCCTTCGCATCCGGCATGGGCGAAATCGGCGCGCTCATGGCCACCCGCATCTACTTCAGCTTCTCGCTGCCAGGCATCCTCAGTCGGGGGCTCATGGTGGCCATCATCGCGGCCCTGGCCGCGCTCTACCCTGCCTGGCAGGCCGCACGCCAGGAGCCGGCCCGGGCCCTGCACCATCTCTAAGCGGAAACGCCAGGTCTGCAACGCGCGGCGCATCTGGGGCCGCATTTGTGACGGAGAATCCATCATGGCACTCAGCAAACTTTGGCTCATCGCCTATCGGGATCTGGGCCGCAACCGACGGCGCTCCTTCTTTTCCTTGATGGCCGTGGCCTTGGGGCTGGGCCTCCTCATCCTGCTGAACGGCTACCAGACAGGCGTCATCGAGGAGACGCTCCAAAACGCCATCCGCCTCCAGACCGGCCACGTCCAGATCCGGGCGGCTTCCTACCAGGAAGAAAAACTGCCCCTGAAATGGGAGGATCTGCTGGACGAGCCGGAGAGCCTGGCCGCCCAGGCGGCGGCGCTGCCGGAGGTCAAGTCGGCCGCGCCGGTGCTCTGGGCGACGGCCATCCTCAACACCCGGGAGGATTCGGTGGGGCTGCGCCTCTACGGCATCCAGCCAGAGGCCGGGCTCTACGATCCCCTGCGGGAATCCCTGGTCGCCGGCAGCTACCTGGCGGCCGATGACCGGGGCGGCATCCTCATCGGCCAGAAACTGGCCCGGGATCTGAACATCGCCGTGGGCCAGGATGTGAGCCTGGCGGTGGTCAACGCGGACGGCCAGCCCGACGAGGTCATCTTCACCGTGCGGGGTATCTTCGCCACCGGCGTCCCCGCCTATGACGAAAACAGCGTGCTCATGCCCCTGGCCCGGGCCCAGGCCCTGACCCGCACCGACAATCACGCCAGCGCCATCGTCATCATGCTCCACCGCCAGTCAGATGCGCCCCGGGTGGCTGCCCAACTGCAGCAGCCCGGGCTCACCACCCTGACCTGGCGCGAGCTGAACCAGGTCTTCTTGCAACTGATGGAGACCGGCCTGGGCTTTTACTACATCCTGGACGCCATCGTCATGCTGGTGGTGGCCGTGGTCATCGCCAACACCCTGCTCATGGCCGCCTTCGAGCGCATCCGGGAAATGGGCATCCTGGCTGCGCTGGGCATGAAGAGTCGCCAGATCATGCTCATCTTCCTGCTGGAGGCTGCGATCCTGGGCATCGGCGGCATCGTGGTGGGCGCAGTGCTTGGATCCGCCGGCGTGGCCTACCTGGCCACGGTGGGCATTCCCCTGGGCGACGAGATCGCCGCAGCTGCCGGCGGCATCCCCATCGGCACCACCATCCACGGGCGTTTTGCCCCGGGCCTGTTTGCCTGGCTCTCGTTGTGGACGCTGGCCATCATCCTGCTGGCGTCCCTCTATCCCGCCTGGTTCGCGGCCCGGCAGGAGCCGGCGGAAGCCCTGCGGGCCCTCTAGAACCGGGAGAGGGATCCTGTACCGCTGTCACGCAAGGATGCGTGACCTACGGACTCCGGACTCTGGACTTCAGACTCCGAACTTCGAACTCGTGTGTACCAGCCGGACAGGGATCTCTACCGCTGTCACGCAAGGATGCGTGACCTACGGACTTCGGACTCTAGGACCAGGCGCACCCTTTGTTGACCGACAGACATGGCCGGACATCGGCACCCTATGCAGGAGCACCATGATGAACATGATTCAAGTGATCGACGTCACCAAGACTTACAAGATCGGCGAAGTAGAGACCCGGGCCCTCAGCGGCATCACCCTGGAGATCGCCGCCGGTGAGTTCACCGCCCTGGTGGGGCCGTCTGGCTCCGGCAAGACCACGCTGTTGCAGATCATGGGCTGCCTGGACCGGCCCGACAGCGGTACGGTCTACGTAAACGGCCAGGACGTCACCCGCCTGGGCGCGGACCAACGGGCCGACATCCGGCGGCAGGAGATCGGCTTCATCTTCCAATTTTTTGCACTGGTGCCGGTGCTCACCGCGTACGAAAATGTGGAGCTGCCCCTGTTGCTCAGCGGCCTGGATGCCCGGGAGCGGCGGGAGCGAGTGATGGCCATGTTGGACGCGGTGGGGCTGGCCGACCGGGCCCACCACCGCCCCGACCAGATGAGCGGCGGCCAACAGCAGCGGGTCGCCATCGCCCGGGCCCTGGTCAAACGCCCCATCATCGTCCTGGCCGACGAGCCCACGGCCAACCTGGACACGGCCAGCGGCGAGCAGGCCATGGCCATCATGGAGCGGTTAAACCGGGAAACTGGCACCGCTTTCGTATTCTCCACCCACGACCCCCGGGTGATGGCCTATGCCCGGCGGATGGTTCGGCTGGTGGATGGCCGCATCGTGGAGGACAGCGAGGTGGCCGGCGACGGGAAAGAGAAATCCCCGACGGTCCTGGCCCAGGAGGGGGCGGGCGTCTGATGTCCAACAAGGTGAGTGGGCTGGTGCTACTGGCCCTGCTTCTGTTGCTGGCAGGCTGCCGCAGCCAGCGGACTCCCGAGCAGGCGGCGCCCGTGGCCAACACACCGGGGACCACAGCCCTGCCAGCCAGTGGCCAGGGAGGCGTGGTGCTGCCGCCTGTGGGCAGCACCACGGTACGGGCATCGGGGAAGGTGGTGCCGGCCCGGCACGCGGTGTTGAGCTTTGTGACGGCCGGGCGAGTCCAGCAGGTGGCCGTGGAGGTGGGCGACCGGGTGGAGGCCGGCGCGGTGCTGGTCACCCTGGACGACGCCGCCGCGGCGGCGGCCGTCTCCCAGGCCCAGGCAGCCCTCTACCGGGCCCAGGCCCAGGCCCAGGCGGCCGCGGAGGTGGCCGAGGCCGAAGCGGCCCTGGCCCGGGCCCAGGCCGAACTGGCCAACACCCGGCTGCGCGCGCCCTTCGCCGGCACCGTCACCAGCATCCACGTGAGTGTCGGCGAGGTGGTCCAGCCTGGCCAGCCCATCCTCACCCTGGCGGACCTGGACCACCTGCAGGTGGAGACCACGGACCTGAGCGAGCGGGACGTGGCCCGGGTGACCGTGGGCCAGGCGGCCACCGTCTTCGTGGAGGCTTTAAACACAGAGATCCCCGCCCGGGTGGTCCGCATCGCGCCTGAGGCCACCGTGATTGGCGGCGACGTGGTCTATCCGGTGCTGCTGGAATTGGAGAACCCGCCGCCGGGCCTGCGCTGGGGCATGAGCGCCGACGTAACCATCCCCACTGATTAAGCAATCACCTCCAACACCTGCCCTGCTTCCAGGTGAATTGCATCGGCCAGGTGGAGGGTGTTGCCCTCCTGCCGGAAGGCCACGGGACGGCCATCCACGTGGACGGCCTCTGCCGTGGCATGGGCCAGGAAGGAGAGCGCCAGTTCCCGCAAGGGCAAGTGGCCGTACAGCACCCGGAGCTCGACCCGGCCCGGCGTCTGTTCGAACTCACCCCAGCCGGAATCCAGGGACCAGAAACTGCGGAAATGGCCATCCCGGGTCTGGACCGGATGGAAGCCCAGGCGGCCATGCACCAGGTCAAATTGGAAGCCGGCGAAGGCCAGCAGCAGGGCATAGGAGGCCATGGAGCGGGCGTAGTTGCTGCCGCACTCGAACTCGTTCCAGGGGTTACGGCGCTCGCCATCGTAGCGCCGGCGCAGGGCCTCCACCGCGGTCATGCCTTCTTCCACCAGCCCGTTCAAGATCATGTGGCTGGCGGCCGCGTATTCGAAGCCGTTCATGGTCTCCTGGGCATAGGGCGCGGGGATGGCGGGCTTCTGGGCGCCCTCGGGCCAGGCGCAGATGACCAGCCCGCCTTCGTCGTTGAGGCAGTAGATGCGGCACGGGTTGTAGACCTCGCCCATGACTGGGATGAAGTTGTACTTGAAGATGGCCCGGTTGGCCTGCTTCACCTGTTCCGGATCCAGCACCTCGCCCAGGCCGTAGAGGGAGGCGTGCCACTGGCCCAACACCTGGTCGATGCTGGAACCTTCCCCGATCTGATATTTGATCTCCTGCTTCTCCTCGTTCCAGTAGGCATCCAACACGTTGCCGCCCTGGAGCACCGCGCTGTCAGTCAGATATGGCTCCAGGAGGGAGCGATCTTTAAGGTTGATGCGCTGGATGTAGTACTCGCCGTTGAAGAGGTTGGCGTCGGTCCACGCCTTGCCCCGGGCAAAGATGGCCCGGTACTCCGCCGCGGTCTCCGCCTCGCCCAGGTATTCGGCCATCTCCGCGCCCGCCTTCAGGGCGGCCAGGTACATGCTGGTGAGCCAGGAATTGGGGCCGAAGAGCTCCATGTCCAGGGTGTGATGCTGCCGCCCCCAGAGCACGCCCGTCTTGTCCGGGTCCCAGCGGTCCGGGTTGTCCGGATGCCAGGCGTATTCGATGGAGCGTTTGACTGCGGGCCAGAGGCTGCGCAGCCACTCGTCGTCGCCGCAGATCTTCCAATCCCGGTAGGTTTTGAGCACGCCACCGAACTGACCGTCGGCACAGGGGCGGAAGTGCCACTGGCCGGAGCCCAGGGGAAGCTGGAGGCGGAAGGGCATGCCGCCGTCCTCCCGCAGGTTGTAGCGGTAGTCGGCCTCCCGCATGGAACGTTCCAGCCTGGGAAAGAGGAAGGGCAGGGCCTGGGCGTAGTTCCAGACGTGGGTACAACTCCCTTCGCAGCAGCCGGCGTCGGGGTGGCAGCCTTCCCAGCCATAGAAGGTGCCGTCCTCCAGGCGCAGCACCGTGGGCGACTTGAGGATAGCCAGATTGGCGGAGATGGCGTCCAGCGCGGCCGGCGGCAGGGTGGAGGCGAAGAGGGCCTCCTGGAAGCGCCGGGTCTCGCTCCAGAGGCGATCCCACTCCTCCAGGGCGTAGCGCGCGCTGGCCATGGAATCGGGCCAGAGGGTGGCGTAGTAGTTTTTCCAGCCCGGCGCCTGGGCCCGGGCGGGGTTCCAGTAGTTGCGGCAGTTGGGGAAATTCCAGGCAATGACAAAGCGGATGGCCCGCTCCTCCCCGGGTTGAAGCCGAAAGTGGACGGCCAGGAGCCCCTCGTTGCGGTCGCCGGTTTTTTCTGGCGGGTAGACCCGGTTCTGGAAGGTACCGGGCCGGGTGAAATCCTGCCAGTACATCTCCAGGCTGTCGAACCAGGCGCCCCGGAACCAGTACTGCTGCCAGCTCAGGTGGGTGTCCGCGGCCAACCCGGCGTCGGTGGCCAGGGTCAGGTCGCCGTAGTCGGGTGCGTCTGGGGTCAGGCTGTCCGTGGTCAGGTGCAGGGTGTCTCCCCACTCCTGGCGGGAGACGGTGTTCAGATTGTTGGCCGGCAGGGGATTGGCCAACACCCCGGCCAGGGTGTAGGTCAGGGGGCGGTCGGTCGTGTTGGTGACGGTGAACTCGAAAAAGGCGGCGGGGATGCTGGAATCCCGGTCGTTGAGGGGAATGAAGGGATTGAAGGCCCGGAGCATCACCTGGCCGGGGAATTTTTCATGGTGGTAGGTGAGTTCAGCCAGGGGGAAAGTCCCCCGGAAGTCGACGCGGCGGAAGTGGGGCAAACCGGTGAGATACTCCCGGCGGGGTCCCCAGCCGAAGGAATTGAAGCGAGGTCCCTGGAGTTCCCCCTGGTAGGGTGGCGGCAGGTCGCCATGAAGCACCCGGGCATCCAGCACCTGGTCGTCTGCCTCGGCCTTGATGGCGAAGTGGGAAAAGCCGTTGACGCTGCCCTTGTTGGGGCGGTTGAAGATCTCCCAGTCAATCAGGCGGCCGTTGCCGGCCAGGCCGATACAACCCGAGCCGATCCCGCCCAGGGGGAAGCTGATCTGGCTGGTCTTGGCGCCGCGGTAGAGAAATGGGTCCATGGTGAAGGGTCCTTGTAAGTGTAGTAGGCTGGCAGGATGGATCTGTAGCTTATCCGGGCAGAGGTCCGATGGAGGTGGCATAAGGGTAACAAAAGGCATGGGCGACTGTCAATGAAAACAGTCGCCCATGCCCTCATAAAGGAACAAGAAGTTACCGTTACCGCCTTACAATAGGCAGATAAATCTGTTGCAGCTCTGTCGGCGGCTCAGTCACTACCCCGCCGACGACGGCGTTGGAACGGCCATCGGCGCTCCACAGGCCATTTTCCAGGCTGCGGGCCTGAACGACCACGTAGTAGGACTGTCCGGCTTGCAGGCGCAGATCGGTGCGCTCGACCTGATTATCTGCCGTATAGGTCCACCCCAACACATCCCGCCCGCCGGGAAAACTCCCAATGGCATACCGGTAGAGATCCACCTTGTCGCCGGCGACCGGCGTCCAGTTGGCTCGGAGATGACTCAGGCGGCCATCGGTCTCCGCCTGGACCTGGGGTGGGTGGGGTCGCAGGGTGGAGACAGCCGTGCCGAAGTCCACTTGAAACGTCTGCCCTGTACCCGCATAGGCGGGCATGCCCTCGCTGTCCATGGCCCCCTGGACTTCGGCCCGGTAGCTCCCTGGCAGGATCTGAGGGGTGAAGTCGTAGCTGGCCTGGAAACGGGTGGGGGAAAGCCACTGGCCGTCGGTGAAGCTGTAGTCCAGCCCGCCCCAACGGACGTATAGACGGTCTCTGACATACCACAGGTTCCCTCGGGTGTCCATGATAACTGGTCCTCCCGGTTCCGGCTGGATGTCCATCTGGGACCAGTTCTGGCCGTCAAACACGAGGATCTGCTGGGAACATGCCTTCATCCAGATGCGGCCTCGGGCATCCTCGGCAAGCCAGGAAACCTCGCAACTCAGAAGACCATTGGTCTCACTGGGTCCGTAGAAAGTCCAGCCCGCGCCGTCATACATGGCCACATACTTGCGCCGGTTCCAGTCGGGCTCATCGTACCGGTCCAGGGCCACCCATACCCGGCCTTGGCTGTCGGCGAAGAGGTCGGAAAACTGGCTGGTAGGCAGGCCACTGGATTGATTGTATGTCCGCCAGGTCACGCCATCGAAGACGCTGAGGCCTTGCTCGGTGCGGAACCACATGCGCCCCTGGCCGTCGCGAGCAATAGCCATGACACTGTTGTGGACCAAACCTTCCGCTGTGGTGAACCGTCGCCACTGGACGCCGTCGTAGCGCCAGGCGCCGTTCCATGTGCCGAACCACATGTTCCCCTGCAGGTCTTCCCCAATGGAAGATATCCCTTCCATCCAACCCCCGGGCGTGATCTGGGCTGTGTAGGTGAGGACAGTGGCACCCTGCAGCCGGTACAGTCGAAGGTCATTGTCGTTACGAGCGAACCACACATCACCATTGCTCGCACCATAGATGGCATTGATGGTACCCGTGATGCCTGCCTGGGCGTACCAATCCCTGCCATCGTAGTACCGGACGCCGGGATGCGCCCACCCGCCGGCCACCCACAGGCGACCGATGACATCCACCGCCATGGCCTGCACCGGATAATCCAGCATCTGTGCCACCGTACCCCGCCGTGCATCATGAAAAAGGGCAGTGGGCATGGTTTCGGTGATCATGGGGCGACTGAAGTCCACCGTGAGCAGGCCTGTCTCGTCCCCCACCGGATCAGGCGAGAGGCTGACGTTGTGGGCGAAGGCGGGCGCCTCGGGGTCTGGTTCGCTACGCACCGGGGTGAAGGCCACCTTGGGCAGGGTGGAGCTGGGGGTATTGCAGGCGTTCTCATCGAAGGTGCAGTCCCGGATGCGGGCTGCGATCTGATTGGTAGGCAGGTTCCAGAAGTTGTTGGTCGCGTTGATGGTGAAGTTCTGGCTGCCCGGCGAGCTGTGCTCCACGTAGATCTCGTACTGGCCCTTGTTGCCGAAGAGGTTGTTGTCGGAGATGATCAGACTGCGCAGGCGGTACCCCTGCAGGGAGATGCCGTTGCCCTGGTTGTCGATAATAGTATTGTAGCGAATACCATCCTGGGGCTGAACAAGCAGGAAATTCACCGAGGGCTGAGATTCATCTTCGGGAGTCCAGTCGTTATCCAGGAGTTGGCCGTTCACATCGAGACGCTGACCGTAGAATGCAGGGACAGCAGGGGTCCCCTGGCGGTTGTCAATCCAGGCCACCAGATACTCGTTGCGGGTGGAGTTATAGACAACCTTGGGCGTAGAGACATAACTATTATCATCGTTCTCACCGGCAGTACGCAAGGTGATGGGGGTGCCAAGCAGCGCTCCTTGCGTATTGAGCCGTTGGACCATCACCTCATGAATGTTGCCACTTGATATTTCGGGTCCTTGCACCCAAGCGATCAGAAATTCCTGCGCGCTCGAGTTGTAAGCCACAGCCGGTTGATAGGCTGCCACGTTCTGGGTGACCGTAATCGGCCCTGTTGCGGGCGTGCCATCCGCGTTTAACAACATGCCCACCAGGGCACGTTCGCCCATGTCCAGTCCTCGCTCCCAGACTACCAGATAACGGCCATCGCCGTAGGCCGCTGCCGCGTTCCACAGTCTTCGCCCTTGAGGATCTTGGGTAATGGTGAAAGAGGTGCTGACCGTTAGTGAGGATGTGCTGCGGATCCAAGCTCCCCATAGTCGAGAAGAAAAGTTATCACCCTGAAAAACCACCAATGTGCGGTCGTTTACCGGGTCGTAGGTGGCGTCGTAAAGAGATAGAGGGCCATACCATTCCTGCTGTTGTAAGTCCTGACCAATCTGGATCGGATTGCCGAAAGGCGCAATGTCCGCGCTCAGGGCTTGAGCGTATAATCTCCAATCATCCACATTCCCCCCTTGCCACAGAAGAATGTGCTGTTGCGATTGAGAATGATATACTACTCTGGTATTTATGATAGAAGTCGACGTAATGATATTTAACGTCCCGGTGGGACTGCCAGAAATGCCCAAATTCTGGAGACATAGTTTTGCTTCTAATATACCGCGATTATATGGAACTCCAATTGATGCAGCAAGATAACTACCATCCGCTGGATTATACGCCAGCGTTGCCCTTTCAACACATTGCCAAGGAACCGGCGATGCTAGCGGTTGAGCTGTTCCTCCAAGTCGCTGGAATTTTGTGGCGAGGTTTTGCATTCCAT
Coding sequences:
- a CDS encoding ABC transporter permease, with the translated sequence MSKSFDVARERALPAPVLGRAGVPYRLAEIRLAWRNMWRNWRRTTIAVIAIVLGLILLLFMDGLIAGSDQAIFGNAVRLYGGNIQIHAVGFREKATRLPMLPLENADLVVQTARAQPQVTFAAKRINTVGMVSSREGTYAVAITGVEPTVEASYSLQAEHIAEGRYLLPDDGDAVVIGRALADLLQVGVGDRITLVGKSLSGTMRQRTMTIVGIYDLGMAEAEKLSVFITLEEAQTLYNLRDRVTEVTIGLQKVGQEQEVVAALRRAFPELEVDSWATLRPELRQTMDIKAAVSSFFAFTVILIAAIGILNLMLMAVFERTREMGVLAAIGMKGRQIMTLFLWEGTLIGVVGAVVGCGLGTLVLVALNQMGGLDFSFASGMGEIGALMATRIYFSFSLPGILSRGLMVAIIAALAALYPAWQAARQEPARALHHL
- a CDS encoding ABC transporter permease, which encodes MALSKLWLIAYRDLGRNRRRSFFSLMAVALGLGLLILLNGYQTGVIEETLQNAIRLQTGHVQIRAASYQEEKLPLKWEDLLDEPESLAAQAAALPEVKSAAPVLWATAILNTREDSVGLRLYGIQPEAGLYDPLRESLVAGSYLAADDRGGILIGQKLARDLNIAVGQDVSLAVVNADGQPDEVIFTVRGIFATGVPAYDENSVLMPLARAQALTRTDNHASAIVIMLHRQSDAPRVAAQLQQPGLTTLTWRELNQVFLQLMETGLGFYYILDAIVMLVVAVVIANTLLMAAFERIREMGILAALGMKSRQIMLIFLLEAAILGIGGIVVGAVLGSAGVAYLATVGIPLGDEIAAAAGGIPIGTTIHGRFAPGLFAWLSLWTLAIILLASLYPAWFAARQEPAEALRAL
- a CDS encoding ABC transporter ATP-binding protein — encoded protein: MNMIQVIDVTKTYKIGEVETRALSGITLEIAAGEFTALVGPSGSGKTTLLQIMGCLDRPDSGTVYVNGQDVTRLGADQRADIRRQEIGFIFQFFALVPVLTAYENVELPLLLSGLDARERRERVMAMLDAVGLADRAHHRPDQMSGGQQQRVAIARALVKRPIIVLADEPTANLDTASGEQAMAIMERLNRETGTAFVFSTHDPRVMAYARRMVRLVDGRIVEDSEVAGDGKEKSPTVLAQEGAGV
- a CDS encoding efflux RND transporter periplasmic adaptor subunit, translated to MSNKVSGLVLLALLLLLAGCRSQRTPEQAAPVANTPGTTALPASGQGGVVLPPVGSTTVRASGKVVPARHAVLSFVTAGRVQQVAVEVGDRVEAGAVLVTLDDAAAAAAVSQAQAALYRAQAQAQAAAEVAEAEAALARAQAELANTRLRAPFAGTVTSIHVSVGEVVQPGQPILTLADLDHLQVETTDLSERDVARVTVGQAATVFVEALNTEIPARVVRIAPEATVIGGDVVYPVLLELENPPPGLRWGMSADVTIPTD
- a CDS encoding GH116 family glycosyl-hydrolase codes for the protein MDPFLYRGAKTSQISFPLGGIGSGCIGLAGNGRLIDWEIFNRPNKGSVNGFSHFAIKAEADDQVLDARVLHGDLPPPYQGELQGPRFNSFGWGPRREYLTGLPHFRRVDFRGTFPLAELTYHHEKFPGQVMLRAFNPFIPLNDRDSSIPAAFFEFTVTNTTDRPLTYTLAGVLANPLPANNLNTVSRQEWGDTLHLTTDSLTPDAPDYGDLTLATDAGLAADTHLSWQQYWFRGAWFDSLEMYWQDFTRPGTFQNRVYPPEKTGDRNEGLLAVHFRLQPGEERAIRFVIAWNFPNCRNYWNPARAQAPGWKNYYATLWPDSMASARYALEEWDRLWSETRRFQEALFASTLPPAALDAISANLAILKSPTVLRLEDGTFYGWEGCHPDAGCCEGSCTHVWNYAQALPFLFPRLERSMREADYRYNLREDGGMPFRLQLPLGSGQWHFRPCADGQFGGVLKTYRDWKICGDDEWLRSLWPAVKRSIEYAWHPDNPDRWDPDKTGVLWGRQHHTLDMELFGPNSWLTSMYLAALKAGAEMAEYLGEAETAAEYRAIFARGKAWTDANLFNGEYYIQRINLKDRSLLEPYLTDSAVLQGGNVLDAYWNEEKQEIKYQIGEGSSIDQVLGQWHASLYGLGEVLDPEQVKQANRAIFKYNFIPVMGEVYNPCRIYCLNDEGGLVICAWPEGAQKPAIPAPYAQETMNGFEYAAASHMILNGLVEEGMTAVEALRRRYDGERRNPWNEFECGSNYARSMASYALLLAFAGFQFDLVHGRLGFHPVQTRDGHFRSFWSLDSGWGEFEQTPGRVELRVLYGHLPLRELALSFLAHATAEAVHVDGRPVAFRQEGNTLHLADAIHLEAGQVLEVIA
- a CDS encoding S8 family serine peptidase; protein product: MNIHSPRQLHPYRTPALVLAVAGFSALLLLSILLAVMQSEPVVASLPAQLDSTLSAVTGIETDAGTIVVSTDPWIEYARDRMIVKVRSGVDLRVQGQDGEVQASSLASTLNSLGVVDVEPLFAPAMGTVQAAQHPESSHRGLERIYRLRMTGQIPLDHALALLRTDPNVEYAEPDYVARAVRVPNDPEYPQQWYLPHVGAPNAWDATTGSNQVIIAVIDSGIDTDHPDLSGQLWVNSAEVPNNGQDDDLNGYVDDLHGWNSINDSPQIEDDNGHGTQVAGVIAASTDNGSGVAGLCWSCRLMVLKAMQSSGIANYSDIAEAIVYAASNGARIINVSLGGYADSALVRDAIQEAATTAVVVAGAGNDDSTTPFYPAAYPEVIAVASTGQNDQKSVFSNFGPWVDIAAPGELIRTTQIGGYVTVDGTSLSASMVAGVAGLLRSAHPDWSPELVKWQLLNTAFSIDSLNPTLVGQLGYGRLDAAAALGTTPQPNARVESYAIDGVSGARPEPGQSFLLALTLRNLWVPAANLVGTLTTSDPYATVTDGQGTFGSVDSGQMGSNAADPFGLTLAGNAPYNHPILFNLVLNGDNGYQLSLPFTLTVRSGEEVLGNTMYVEDTVWTADKTYILNGTVIVGQGVTLTIQPGTVIKGNPDKFIRVDGTLIARGTAEAPILFTTNSVTGTRWSGIRFTDSAMDAWFDPQGNYQGGSVLQHVIVERAAIGASLGSRAPYIADSTFQDNGMAIQVGSNGNGGSPRIERSQFTRNSTAINLQGGRPTISYNTFRNTGEGITGSGSPEVTNNIFQDNSGWAIHLWCCSDPRMTLPSIRNNVILNNGGSIYAAGFHNVDIQGNLIASNGGDIWLDVNRSVYLYSIDIAYNQEQDNYLVTWSDTDGMQNLATKFQRLGGTAQPLASPVPWQCVERATLAYNPADGSYLAASIGVPYNRGILEAKLCLQNLGISGSPTGTLNIITSTSIINTRVVYHSQSQQHILLWQGGNVDDWRLYAQALSADIAPFGNPIQIGQDLQQQEWYGPLSLYDATYDPVNDRTLVVFQGDNFSSRLWGAWIRSTSSLTVSTSFTITQDPQGRRLWNAAAAYGDGRYLVVWERGLDMGERALVGMLLNADGTPATGPITVTQNVAAYQPAVAYNSSAQEFLIAWVQGPEISSGNIHEVMVQRLNTQGALLGTPITLRTAGENDDNSYVSTPKVVYNSTRNEYLVAWIDNRQGTPAVPAFYGQRLDVNGQLLDNDWTPEDESQPSVNFLLVQPQDGIRYNTIIDNQGNGISLQGYRLRSLIISDNNLFGNKGQYEIYVEHSSPGSQNFTINATNNFWNLPTNQIAARIRDCTFDENACNTPSSTLPKVAFTPVRSEPDPEAPAFAHNVSLSPDPVGDETGLLTVDFSRPMITETMPTALFHDARRGTVAQMLDYPVQAMAVDVIGRLWVAGGWAHPGVRYYDGRDWYAQAGITGTINAIYGASNGDVWFARNDNDLRLYRLQGATVLTYTAQITPGGWMEGISSIGEDLQGNMWFGTWNGAWRYDGVQWRRFTTAEGLVHNSVMAIARDGQGRMWFRTEQGLSVFDGVTWRTYNQSSGLPTSQFSDLFADSQGRVWVALDRYDEPDWNRRKYVAMYDGAGWTFYGPSETNGLLSCEVSWLAEDARGRIWMKACSQQILVFDGQNWSQMDIQPEPGGPVIMDTRGNLWYVRDRLYVRWGGLDYSFTDGQWLSPTRFQASYDFTPQILPGSYRAEVQGAMDSEGMPAYAGTGQTFQVDFGTAVSTLRPHPPQVQAETDGRLSHLRANWTPVAGDKVDLYRYAIGSFPGGRDVLGWTYTADNQVERTDLRLQAGQSYYVVVQARSLENGLWSADGRSNAVVGGVVTEPPTELQQIYLPIVRR